cactatcaagctttcagctaaaccaccgcgggccttgttcccttcggtacacggtggcggccacaccacaaacgcggttggtctgatctcgcaagactacaagcccctcgatgtacaacaatggtgcgcgcaagcaccaagcgataaagaggtatgcaaacctcactaaacactaggcctaaacctagagcaagcgcataagcggtggtctaatcaacctaagcactttgtaaagcacctatgctaatcacctaatgaatcactaagcactatgcaagtggagaacaCTAAAATGGTTGTACTAGCACCCTTGggatgtttccttagctccactatactcaaatggctggttgggggtctatttataagccccactgagaaagtagccattggaacgaaatcccacttttctgctactaaccggacgctgctttcgtcctgaccggacgcatccggtcatcccgaccgttagagTCGTGATCAACTGATGGGATGCTGGTAtcatccggtcacatgccaccggacatgtcTAGTCGCAATttcgctgctctagaacctctctgtactcgatcggacactgcagTTCTGCATCCAGTTGATTtaccgccagcgtccagtcagtactgaaTGTGTTGCCAGTGATGATGAATAGTACCaatcggtgtgtccggtcactttcagtacTCAGCATCCAGtctctgctgctgacgcctgctattgccgagccCTCTTGATTGGAGCATTCGGTCGCTTtcagggctacgtccggtcacttctgcgagctcgtttcttcgcgatcttgtgtccggcttggctcctatcttcgtgcttggactttgcttgatatcttgggtgttctcttatgcttctaaggtcttgcttatggtgtgatcatcggatcatcacgtcgccttcgtccaagtcaagtcttgcaaccccttttgaactacaaaacaatcactgcaaattcattagtcccaatttggttgtgttggtcatcaacaccaaaatcaaaagtaaatgggactagggtccattttccataCAATACTGTCACTTAGTATCGCAATGCGCTTTCAAAATCCTTGACCCTTCTTTGTTTTGAATCCCACAAAGAGTCCGAATTCAACAGCACTTCCCATCCTAGGGATAGATTAGAAATGCAATCTAGTGGCCCATGATGCCTCCGCTGAGCCAATCAAACAATACAGATTTCAAATATGAAAAGTGGTGATCCCAGTAGTAGCTACATATATGTTCCAAGTATCCTTTTGACTTACCTGAACTGGTCGGGCAGCAAGGATACACCTAGTTCCCCTGAGCTTCTTCATGGCTCTGTACATGTATATTCCCGCGTTATACTTCAATTCGTTGCGTAGTTCTTTCCTGGCTTGCTCTCTCTTGGTGGGTACAACTTAATCAACTTTCATGAGTGCCCGGTATATCGTAACCCATGACACCCCTCTGGGAAATATGCATGGAGAGACGCAAATAATATCTTTGCCCATTTCCTTGCATACATAGGACTGCATCCTGCAAGGACAAGTCATCATGGCATTATTAGTTTCTTCCTAAAGTACCTACAGCGATGCAAAGGTGTGAAAGTCGTGATTAACTTACAGGGAAAACAGGGTGACTTGAGCGACGTCTAGGCCCTTGCGGCCCAGTAGCCAATACATGTCGTGGAAATCTACGACGACTTGAGCATCGTCgagcaagtggaagtactccaccGGGACCTTGACAACGAAATTTCGCAGGCCTGCTTTCGGCGCAAATGTACCAGAGATGGAACCTCCTTTCCTCCCATGACTCGTCGTTGATGAGCTGGCCCAAGGTCACCATGAACTTTCCATGCTTGTAGTTGTCGGGGCAATCATCCAAAAGGGGCCAAATCGACACTAGTGTTCACGGTCTGTGCTTGAGATATGGGGGAGTGaaaaaatctgctagcatctccaCATAAATTATACTTTCACTATGCTTGCCAGTAGCATACCTTTCAAACGTAGTTGAGCTTTGGTACTCTTTGGCTAGTTGTGTGGCTGCCCAACTCACCTTGGTGGGGTGGGCGGGTGTCGGGCCCCTAATTTAGGGTCCTCTGTGCATCGTGTATCAGTCCCTGGATCAGTAGCTGATATGCACAGTtgaacaagattgatataaaaaaccatacttttattgctaatgggAAAACACATTACAGGGTTCGTGTTTACATAACTTGGGCCATTGTCCTTATAGCAAACATCAGAGTTCTAAGACAGCGGTCCTATGTCATCGTGGCTCCATTCCTACAGTCAACTTGGAGTGCGGATGTAAACCTTATCCTTAGCTCATTCCTATAGTGTAATCTTGGTAGTCCTAGTGTAGCTCTCTTGCATAGTCGTACGGCTTCATCTTCGGGTATACTCCTATAGCTTTActcctaaaaacatagaatggagtgggttgagtacataaagtactcagctAGCCTTAACTTGGGGTGGAGGTTAGGTGGATAGCGGAGGCTTAATTGAGGTGGTTGGATTATGGTGGTGGAGGTTTATGGCGGTGGAGGTGTATGTGTTGGAGGTGGAGTATTATGTTTGGTTTGGGCCCTGGGAGAGTATCAGTCCTTCTCGCTAGTTCCCGAAGTTTAAAAGTTATTACTTACCAGCTTAATTGATCCCAACTTACCAGAGTAACACaatttcattacacataaaagtaaatctAATAATTAGTGACCTCATCCTGGTggttgcccattccaaggatgtgactattcgaatagattcaatatgctctgcagaggttgtacaaatTTCCACACATGATAGACATAGCCGACACCAGGGCCATTGGTGTGACAGGTCTAACGTGACCCGTACCCAAAAGTACgtgaccttagatgtccatataattctaccacgacttctcaggggttggaaattCACAATGTTTTGGATGATACCACATCGTCCAATTCAATAACCTGGATAATACCATATCATCCGGTCAATAATATAGGGGCTCGAACTCGGCCAAATCAAGGGGCTTAACGTGGAGGATCACTTAGCAACCACGCCAACCGAACcacggaagatcacatagcatccgtgTCGTCTCCAGATATTCCGTTGCCACTCCGACCTCCTAGTAGAAttttatacttctatctaacggggtgtggGATCTAGCCTACCCATATAGGCATGTGGCTGTATGAGTTTCTGACCAGACGAGATGGCCTATGAACCGGTCCTTAAGTGATCGAGACGAGTATCTCCCAATAGGAACCCTCACTAGGTGATCCTGCCAAGGTAGACCACACCACGTGGAATACCCCTCACTCGCCCCCTGTCGGTATCTTGTTTAGGTTTTACCATTTTATAGTTCATGGTTCATGTTATCACAATGATTGTTCCCAAGTTCTTTCATATCTTAGATCTCATAAANNNNNNNNNNNNNNNNNNNNNNNNNNNNNNNNNNNNNNNNNNNNNNNNNNNNNNNNNNNNNNNNNNNNNNNNNNNNNNNNNNNNNNNNNNNNNNNNNNNNTACCTACTGCTTGTTGGAGCAGTAGCCCTAGATGTGTCCTCTCTTGTGATCTTCATTTTCTCCCACTACAGTCGCTGTTTCTATCCATGGTGCAAGAAGAAACAGTGGTCCCAAAAGCTCAAACAATACAACATGATCAATAGTGCACGCAGAGACAAGTGCTGTAGAGTTATATGTGAAAAGCTTGGCTATGACCTAGAAATCACAGAACTCAGTCTCAGTGCGCACATGAAGGAGTTCATCCTTGACAGTCTGTTAGCATCGGGAACAAGAGAAGAGTGGAACATTGCAAGCACCCGTGGCCATCTAGCACTTCTCCATCGCAACATGACCACAGTAATGGCATTAGAGGAGAGCGTCAGAAGTGGTGTTGATTTCCCAAGAAGCGTGCTTATATGGCACATTGCAACAGAGATTTGCTTTCATTATGACTCCAGAGGTGACAAGGAAGCCACCGCTTCCTCATATTCTGATGGATTGTTGAAGAAGCAATACAAGCTGATGAGCAGAGAGCTATCAAACTACATCATGTACCTTGTCTTCAAGTGCCGTGTGATGCTGACTACCTACTCCAATGTTGTACATGATGAAACCCAGCAAGAAATTGTAAAGATTTTATCACCATCCCAGTCGCGTCGACAACAGGTTATTAATCTAGCTGAGCTTCTTCTTTCTGAAGAAATCAAAATTGATCTTGAGGGATCCAAGGAACAAGATGAAAACACCAGGGTCGTCGATCGTGATGGAGAACACAAGGCAAAAGGacaagatgaaatgaaaattgATCCTGAGGGATCCAAGGAACAAGATGAAAACACCAGGGTCGTTGATCGTGATGGAGAACCCAAGGCTAAAGAACAAGTTGAAATTGTCGAGATAGAGCATGAAGAAATGTCCAATAACAACTTCACTGCTAAGGTTCACATGAAGAAAATCAGTCAGAGCGCTGAATCTCTATATTCTTCTCCAGTGCTGCCTTGTGCACGTGAGGTGGCACAGCAGCTGATTAGCATCAAGGATGAAGCTCAGCGGTGGGACCTCATTGCTGCAGTATGGGCAGAGATGCTTTACTATACGGCGCCTCGTTGCGGAGCTGCTTTCCACGCTGAGCATCTAGCCACCGGTGGTGAGTTCATCACACATGTTTTCGTTCTCATGTATTTGCTTGGTCCTTTCATGCCGCCCCCTGGTGCTTGACCTCCTTAACCTGCCTGCACTGTGTCATTGTCGTCCAATAATACTCCTCTGATTGTATGCCACTTCGATCCCCACCAGGAAactacctttttttttcttttgtgcgTGTGTGCAACTACTTTATACCAATGTATGTAATAAGTTTCCGTGTTCCATCTGCTCCGGTAGGACAATGGAATATGTAAACACCGAATGAAGCTTTTTCACGTATTTCATTAATGGAGGAGTTTTCTGTTGTGATTATTGAACATTGTTGATGTAAAAGATACTGATATATATGATTTGATAACTCTTATCATTTGTTACAGCACAACTGCATGTGCAGTTACTACATCTAATCTATGTGCGTTTGTTCCTGCTGATGTACATTTCTTTCTCTTGGGCCGCCCTGCGTCCACGCCGTTGTCCCTGATTCTGTTATTTCCCATCTGGTCGAACCGAGTAGTTATCATTCTACGTCCGTGGTTCGTGCTAGTGAAGCCTCGCGTCGTTACCATTCTCGCCGGAGACCACAGCTGAAGCCGCTGGCTGCCCGGCGGCCGACAGGTGAGGCAGGTGCCCTGTGTGAGGAAAGCTCGTGCCATCCTTATCATTTCTCGATGACTTGATTGGATCCAGGTTTACAACATGTTCCCATCTGTTTGCCCAGTTTGTTCTTGCTCCCTTTGTGCACTAATTGGTTCCATCTGAACTAAAAATTTTAGCAGATTGCTTTGTTTTGTAATTGAATCTCTGATGCAGTGGCTAAGGACGAAAAAAattcaaggtgtggtgaagtcgATAACATATATAGCAAAGTAAGATCTCTTATTTAAATGGTTTATGTAGAAGACGTCGTGATCGCTAAGCACAAAATAAGTTAAAACATGTAGGATAAATAAAAAGATACAAGTAAAGTCAATAGACCTTGACGATGAAGCTTGTTCAAACACAGCTGAGTCAGTCATCTTGGTCCTTTAATCCTTCTTGAACCTCtacttcatcaccaaaacatttgtCAGGCCACCACTAAACCATATGGTCCTCAAATCTGCATTCCGCCATCATCATTTGGTATGTATAATAGCACAAGTGTCAAATTAGTTTGTATCAAATTTTTCTAAATACAAGTTTGCAACACATACCTCTAGTTCTGCCATTGCCTTAtcccttgccctttccttttgtTTCCATCTCGGTTTAATAATTGACTGTGCTTTAAAATCAACCAACCAATTAAATAATTaactagtatattgcccgtgctaatgcTACGGGTCATACTAAGTCCAAAGTTAATTCTATCAAATTTGATGTACTTCATTAAGATTCAATCAAAAACATATTCTATCAAATATCCCGGAGGAAGGAAATCAATCAAACCTGCATTCTGTAATCGAGGGAGGGAATAGAGAGAGGCACATGAACGGAGGGCACGATCCACCTGCTCCTCCACAGACACCGGCGGCACTCACTGCCACATTTATTCTGCCAGTTTAGCTAATCATTTATCATTCTGACCTTTCATTTTTAAATTAGACATACCCTTTTTTTTTACCTATAAGATAGCCATAAAACCAAGAAAGCTATGATataataaagaaaatcttgtaTTTTACTGATGCAcaaacatgaatccaaaaaattCCATCATATAGGGATTGAAACCCATAGTACCTTTTGTCAAGATATTCTATTCGGCATATAACAGAACTCAATTCAGAAGCACATATAAATAAGACGTGACATCAAATTTTACAATTCCATGCCTAATTTGACACATTAATCAGTAACACACCCTGCAGTGTACGAGCATGCTGCATATCAGACATTTATATTGGTGTTGCTAGCTGTATATCCCTGTGGCATATTTCAACTTTTACACATTGTAATCCCAGTATACTTCTTTAATCATTATACTACTTTGATGAACACAAATAATCGCTAGCATAGGCAACTGATTGTGCAGTTCTCCCGCCATAGCACCCATGCATTGCAGCATAACACGCAATGGATTAGTTTGGCAGATTCATTACAAGATCCAAAATTGGAGATTAATGCTACCACGGGAAGAAATAATTAAATAATCTCCTACAGTAGTTGAGAACTTGGAATTGAATCTCAAAAACATTGCTACAATAGACCTTGCAGTTCCGTGAGAATAAACCAAACAAATGTACAAACCTTGAATCGTCGGAAGTACTGCTAGCCAGCGAGGAGCAAAATATCGCCTAGCGGTGAATGTACAAACCTTGAGAGTTGGTTTCCCATCATAGTAGAAAGTGTCATCAACTCCCCCAGAGTTGGTCTCTGAAACTTGAACAGAGAAACCAACAAGACATCATAACTCTATGCTGTTAGAGACCCGTTTATCTGCTTTGCCACAAAGGATGACACCTAAACCACAAGGAGATAATAAGACCTGACATAGCAGTAAGGAGCATATATAAAATACCGACAGCTTCAAGCGTGGACAATGTTTGTTTCGATTTTCACTTGGAGGACCCCCAAAACCGAATCACAGAACAGTACAGAGAACAGAGTAGAAAGGGAGGGCTAGATCGCAAaactgtcatcttcttcctctagaCAACACCATGTGGATGCCAAGGGAGGAGCTGCGCAGGGGATGAAATGGCTCCAGCCGGGGCTCTTCGGGCGGCCGGCAACTGGGTGGCCGCGCAGGGCCTGTGCTGGCCCGCAGGGCGGCTGCGGCGCAGGCGGTGGGATGATAGCGGCGGGATGGCTCCATGGTGGCGGCAGCTTTGCTGCACGGGGCGGCGCCCGTTGCTGCGGCTATGCTGCAGAGATGCGGCGCGCAGAGGGCCGTGCCCGCGGCCGGGCACCCGGGGTCGGCACGGGGAGGAAGGCCGGGGCCAGCTGGCCTCTGCGGCTGCCATGGTTTTCACACAAAGCCAGGCACGGGTGCTCCTGTGCATGGAGCCGCCGCTGCCGTCTCCCGACCCCGCCTCCGGTGCCGGTGGCTCCGCCCAGCCAGGGGTTTCCGTTTCTTTTTGGAACAAAATAAAAGGGCCGCGAAGTGGGGCAGAGAATCGAACTCTGGGCGTCAGGGGAGAGGGGTTGTGCGCAGGGTGGGCGTGGGATGGGATGAGTAATGAGGCCTGATCTAAACAATCTGGGCCGTTGGATTTGAGTGAGTAAGAGAAAGGAGGGAAGAGTTGATCTGGTGCGTTCGTTTCAAAGGTTCGCTGGTTCTGGGTGCAGTCGGTTTGGTACATGTAGGAGAGGTATTGACTGCGGGGGACACTTCATGGGGTAGCTGTACATAAGTTTAGAACTGGTGACTTATAGTATAGATAGATTGATAACTAGCAAATCGAATAAACAACCACGGGAGAAAGAGTTTCAGGTTTGTGTTGAGCCTTCCTGGATTATTGTGCATTTGTGCCAAACTGCCGGCGGCTACCGTGACTCAGTTCTTGTCGCATCGTCGGCCGTCGGCAGGCTGAATTAGAGTGGACTAGCGGAGCTGTGAGGGGTTGCAGGAGGAGGCGCTAGGAGGTACGTAGGGGATAGCAGTTTGCCTGATCGTGCCATCCCGCCCGCACGGTCGCACCGCATCGACGAATGGCCGAACGGCGAATTCATGACCCGAAGAAACACGAAGCGTCGCTGCTTCCGGGAAAAGAACGGACGGATTGTGTCTGGCACTGTAATCTACAATTAGGAATATCTAAACTGAAGACCATATGGCCATATATGGTGCCAGCCCAAAGTCACAGGTCCACAAGGCCCGAAGTGGCGATTCATCTTGAGTCGCAGATATCTACTTCCTCACGAGTCAAGCCTCAGCGTTGCGTTCATCTTCAACACCAGCAAAGCAGCGACCATGCATCCAGTAGGGGTGATTCACACTACGTCAGATTACCACATTAGAGACGCGGCTAGACTGTCATTAGTGACGCAGAAAAATGCATCACTTATATTGCGTCTCTAATGTGGACACATTAGTGATGCGTAAAAACATGTCACTGATGACCCTTCAGCAGCAACGCCCATAGGCAAAACATGTCTCTATATACATCCGACCCAGTCCAACAGCAAAATAACAAATAAATCCACACAACATGAAAAAATTGTTTAGTATTACTATTTTCCTTAACTCATTCAATACAAGATTCACAATTTCAATTCCATCCAAATAGGCCAATAAGGTTGTGAAGAAAGACTACACTATGCTAGGGCTGTGAAGAAATCTAAGTTTAAAATCTTGAAGACTACTCCTATGCCGCTGTGAAGCTGCCAACATCCTTGCCGGAGTCCCAGCAGCCCACCATTACCTGCAAAGTTAAGACAAACATACACTCAAGTTTCAAACGAAGATGTGAATGAGAACTGAAGATCCTAGAACTTGCAGCTAACATTCTTCAGCCTGAAACAAGCTATACTCTGTCACAGGCTGATGGCCAAGAGATTGAGGATTCCCAATGTTGCAGTAGAGGATCTGCAAGGGTAAAATACAACTGGAGAGCTACATAGTTAATTTTAGATTAAAATGAAGGAAAGATACAGCTAATTTTAGATTAACAGTTAGGTACCACATCAAAAGGAAGAGGCCCTGGTTGAGCTTGTAGCTGTTGCTGCAAGCGCTGTTAACAGAAAAAAACAAATGGGGCTATAAAATCAATTTTCAAGCAATATTATTACTACAACAGTCTAA
This sequence is a window from Miscanthus floridulus cultivar M001 chromosome 10, ASM1932011v1, whole genome shotgun sequence. Protein-coding genes within it:
- the LOC136488635 gene encoding uncharacterized protein, yielding MKEFILDSLLASGTREEWNIASTRGHLALLHRNMTTVMALEESVRSGVDFPRSVLIWHIATEICFHYDSRGDKEATASSYSDGLLKKQYKLMSRELSNYIMYLVFKCRVMLTTYSNVVHDETQQEIVKILSPSQSRRQQVINLAELLLSEEIKIDLEGSKEQDENTRVVDRDGEHKAKGQDEMKIDPEGSKEQDENTRVVDRDGEPKAKEQVEIVEIEHEEMSNNNFTAKVHMKKISQSAESLYSSPVLPCAREVAQQLISIKDEAQRWDLIAAVWAEMLYYTAPRCGAAFHAEHLATGGEFITHVFVLMYLLGPFMPPPGA